In one Brevibacillus composti genomic region, the following are encoded:
- a CDS encoding PhoH family protein encodes MHVKEEVKIPFTDASEALLLFGPHDAYLKIIEEKTDAKIISRSGEVLISGDKPEVDKLSRLFAVLLQLIRRGIPLSERDVSYALQFLEEGEVEQLLHVYEEEVARTQKGKLIRAKTLGQRHYLAEIKRHDIVFGIGPAGTGKTYLAVVMAVTALKNGRVKKIVLTRPAVEAGESLGFLPGDLQEKVDPYLRPLYDALYDMLGVEQVAKLMERGLIEVAPLAYMRGRTLEDSFVILDEAQNTTPEQMKMFLTRLGFGSKMVITGDVTQIDLPKGKKSGLREAERILGPITDVAFVRFQEADVVRHSLVQKIIEAYAKDEMEQSNR; translated from the coding sequence TTGCACGTAAAAGAAGAGGTAAAAATCCCATTTACTGATGCGTCTGAAGCACTTCTGCTGTTTGGACCCCATGATGCCTATCTGAAAATCATCGAGGAAAAAACCGATGCCAAGATCATTTCTCGCAGCGGCGAGGTGCTGATCTCCGGCGACAAACCGGAAGTGGATAAGCTGTCCCGCCTGTTTGCCGTCCTGCTGCAGCTCATCCGCAGAGGAATCCCGCTGTCCGAGCGCGATGTCTCGTATGCCCTGCAGTTTTTGGAAGAGGGCGAAGTCGAACAGCTTCTTCATGTCTACGAGGAAGAAGTGGCCCGCACGCAAAAGGGCAAGCTGATCCGGGCCAAGACGCTGGGCCAGCGACACTACCTGGCCGAGATCAAGCGTCATGACATCGTGTTTGGCATCGGCCCGGCCGGTACGGGAAAGACGTATCTGGCTGTCGTCATGGCCGTCACCGCCCTGAAAAATGGACGAGTCAAAAAGATTGTCCTGACCCGTCCTGCGGTGGAAGCGGGAGAAAGCCTCGGTTTTCTGCCAGGTGATTTGCAGGAGAAGGTAGACCCGTACCTCAGACCGCTGTATGACGCTTTATACGATATGCTGGGCGTGGAGCAGGTAGCAAAATTGATGGAGCGCGGACTGATTGAGGTGGCGCCGCTCGCCTATATGAGGGGGAGAACGCTGGAGGACAGCTTTGTCATCCTCGACGAGGCGCAGAATACCACTCCGGAGCAAATGAAAATGTTTTTAACCCGCCTGGGCTTTGGCTCCAAGATGGTGATCACGGGAGACGTGACGCAGATCGACTTGCCGAAGGGCAAGAAATCGGGACTGCGCGAAGCCGAGCGGATTCTCGGGCCGATTACAGATGTGGCCTTTGTACGCTTTCAGGAAGCGGATGTCGTCCGTCACAGCCTGGTCCAA
- the yqfD gene encoding sporulation protein YqfD, whose product MRSGLREWMSGHVRITVRGKRFERFLNMAIRQGIRVWNIRRVGTETCSCDLLVQDFFRLRPLLKETGCRVHVQKREGLPFFLLSMRRRAGFYTGVALFCFGLYMLSSFVWQVEVVGTKKLHPQTVAKAAAQLGIKEGVWKVKLSEPGQIQQEMLKLIPQASWIGVSIQGTKAVIQVVEKEEPEKPVPLGPRHLVAKKRAVVHTVLPEVGKKMVSVHQVVDKGQLLISGIIGNEERQRAVAAKGTVKGEVWYISEVSVPTARVHYELTGDKQQLQYLLVGPYALQIWPWKVEPFVHAETFEVRKAPKIADYSLPLGWKTVTHVETKAVKRELSMEEAVALGKQTAREDILRKAGGDAVIHDEKVLHVKRENGKVYLSIHFSVIEEITQEQPIVTLPQPSAPVP is encoded by the coding sequence ATGCGGAGTGGACTGCGAGAATGGATGAGCGGACATGTCCGGATTACGGTCCGCGGCAAACGTTTTGAGAGATTTCTCAATATGGCGATACGGCAGGGGATACGCGTCTGGAATATTCGCAGGGTTGGCACGGAAACCTGCAGCTGCGATCTTTTGGTCCAGGACTTCTTCCGCCTTCGCCCGCTCTTGAAAGAGACGGGCTGTCGGGTGCATGTCCAAAAACGGGAAGGGCTTCCGTTTTTTCTGCTGTCCATGCGCAGGAGGGCGGGCTTCTACACCGGCGTGGCTTTGTTTTGTTTCGGATTGTACATGCTCTCCTCCTTCGTCTGGCAAGTGGAGGTAGTCGGGACGAAAAAACTGCATCCGCAGACGGTTGCCAAGGCGGCTGCACAACTGGGGATTAAAGAAGGGGTATGGAAGGTCAAACTAAGTGAGCCTGGACAAATTCAGCAGGAAATGCTGAAGTTGATACCGCAGGCCTCCTGGATTGGGGTCAGCATCCAAGGGACGAAGGCGGTCATCCAGGTGGTAGAAAAAGAGGAGCCGGAAAAACCTGTCCCTCTCGGACCCCGTCACCTCGTCGCGAAAAAGCGGGCGGTCGTGCACACCGTTTTACCGGAAGTGGGCAAAAAAATGGTCTCCGTCCACCAGGTGGTAGACAAAGGGCAGCTGCTGATCTCCGGCATCATCGGGAACGAAGAGCGGCAGAGAGCCGTAGCCGCCAAAGGGACGGTCAAGGGAGAGGTATGGTATATCAGCGAGGTCTCCGTGCCCACTGCCCGGGTCCATTACGAGCTGACTGGGGATAAGCAGCAGCTTCAGTATTTGCTCGTCGGGCCGTACGCGCTGCAGATCTGGCCGTGGAAGGTGGAGCCTTTTGTCCATGCCGAGACGTTTGAAGTGAGGAAGGCTCCGAAAATTGCCGACTACTCCCTGCCGCTGGGATGGAAAACGGTCACCCATGTCGAAACCAAGGCCGTGAAGCGTGAACTGAGCATGGAGGAAGCAGTCGCCCTCGGCAAACAGACCGCGCGCGAGGATATCCTGCGCAAGGCGGGGGGAGACGCCGTCATTCACGACGAAAAAGTTTTGCACGTCAAGAGAGAGAATGGTAAAGTTTACTTGAGCATTCATTTTTCTGTCATCGAAGAGATCACACAGGAACAGCCGATTGTGACATTGCCGCAGCCGTCTGCTCCCGTTCCCTAA
- the yqfC gene encoding sporulation protein YqfC, whose protein sequence is MRRWSRRLRNLAVGVLDLPQDVVLEVPRITMIGHLQMYIENHRGVLHFTEKELRLLLTNGQMIVTGEQLVIRAILPEEVLLEGRIGGVKFLEKG, encoded by the coding sequence ATGAGGCGATGGAGCCGCCGGTTGCGAAATCTGGCAGTGGGCGTGCTGGATTTACCGCAGGATGTGGTTCTCGAAGTCCCGCGCATCACGATGATTGGCCACTTGCAGATGTATATCGAAAACCACCGCGGAGTTCTCCATTTCACTGAGAAAGAGCTCCGTTTGTTGTTAACCAACGGACAAATGATTGTGACAGGCGAGCAGCTCGTCATCCGCGCGATTCTACCCGAGGAAGTGCTGCTCGAAGGCAGGATCGGCGGGGTCAAATTCTTGGAAAAAGGGTAG
- a CDS encoding sigma-70 family RNA polymerase sigma factor gives MNPQAFEKMSRFRQKVIRLVIIEKKSIYETAIACGCTAEKVRRVLKKWRYASRAESSRIT, from the coding sequence ATGAACCCACAGGCATTTGAAAAGATGAGCCGCTTTCGTCAGAAAGTGATCCGGTTGGTGATCATCGAAAAGAAATCGATCTACGAAACGGCTATTGCCTGCGGCTGCACGGCGGAAAAGGTACGGCGTGTATTGAAGAAATGGAGGTATGCTTCTCGGGCGGAATCATCGCGAATCACATAG
- the floA gene encoding flotillin-like protein FloA (flotillin-like protein involved in membrane lipid rafts), with protein sequence MLESGLIPLIFMVAVAIVVLSIFFSFVPVMLWISALASGVRIGIITLVAMRLRRVIPSRIVNPLIKARKAGLELDTNQLESHYLAGGNVDRVVDALVAAQRADIPLGFERAAAIDLAGRDVLQAVQMSVNPKVIETPIVAAMAKNGIEVKAKAKVTVRANIDRLVGGAGEETIIARVGEGIVTTIGSSEAHKDVLENPDRISQTVLNKGLDAGTAFEILSIDIADVDVGKNIGAQLQTDQAEADKRIAQAKAEERRAMAVATEQEMKARVEEMKAKVVEAEAQVPLALAEALKTGKMGVMDYYNLQNITADTQMRQAFGQTGDQPKPTTPDEKK encoded by the coding sequence ATGTTGGAAAGCGGTTTGATCCCTCTCATATTTATGGTGGCAGTCGCCATCGTCGTATTATCGATCTTTTTCTCTTTTGTTCCCGTCATGCTGTGGATTTCGGCGCTGGCGTCCGGGGTGCGCATCGGTATCATCACCCTGGTGGCCATGCGACTGAGAAGAGTCATTCCGTCGCGGATCGTGAATCCGCTGATCAAGGCGAGAAAAGCAGGTCTGGAGCTGGACACCAATCAATTGGAGAGCCACTATCTGGCGGGCGGCAACGTAGACCGCGTCGTCGATGCTCTGGTAGCCGCCCAGCGCGCCGATATTCCGCTCGGCTTTGAGCGTGCGGCAGCGATTGACCTCGCTGGGCGCGACGTCTTGCAAGCCGTGCAGATGAGCGTAAACCCGAAAGTGATCGAAACGCCGATCGTCGCTGCCATGGCGAAAAACGGGATCGAAGTGAAAGCAAAAGCCAAAGTAACCGTACGGGCCAATATTGACCGCCTGGTCGGGGGTGCCGGGGAAGAGACGATTATCGCGCGCGTCGGCGAAGGGATCGTGACCACGATCGGTTCCTCGGAGGCGCATAAAGACGTATTGGAAAATCCGGACAGAATCTCGCAAACGGTATTGAACAAAGGCTTGGATGCGGGCACCGCTTTCGAAATCCTGTCCATTGATATCGCCGATGTCGACGTAGGGAAAAACATCGGAGCCCAGCTGCAGACGGATCAAGCCGAAGCGGACAAACGGATCGCCCAGGCCAAGGCTGAGGAACGCCGGGCGATGGCAGTAGCCACCGAACAAGAGATGAAAGCCCGTGTGGAAGAGATGAAAGCCAAGGTCGTCGAAGCCGAAGCGCAAGTGCCGCTTGCTTTGGCTGAGGCGCTGAAAACGGGCAAGATGGGCGTCATGGATTACTACAATCTGCAGAACATCACAGCGGATACACAAATGCGTCAAGCGTTCGGGCAAACGGGTGACCAACCCAAACCGACAACGCCGGATGAGAAGAAGTAG
- a CDS encoding NfeD family protein, which yields MVAVLGLTAGHAAGAKSYEKVVWVPVEHQIEQGLEKFLERAFSEAETAGADLVILDINTPGGEIGAADAIGQLIRQSPIHVVAYIDNQAFSAGTYIALNANEIVMTPGSSIGAATPIDLAGNAADVKTISGWSEKMAQAAALNNRNTDIARAMVEIDREFPGLKEKGTVLSLGADRAQELGYADQIVANKKELYAYLGVQADRVQEINPTMGERVARFVTSPVVMSMLLIIGLLGIVVELFAPGFGIAGTVSLCAFGLYFFGHYVAGFASWLHIGLFLLGILLMIMEVFLPGGIVGAIGFISIVTGLIMAAYDTQQGLASLGIAALITAIVTFLLIKKYGLKKLFNKFILGDVQRNEAGYVAPKDQRDLLEKTGVALTPLRPAGVVRIDGMRIDAVSVGAFIAAGTSVRVVQVEGTRVVVQEIESKE from the coding sequence ATGGTTGCGGTTCTGGGCTTGACTGCCGGTCATGCGGCCGGAGCCAAAAGCTATGAAAAGGTAGTCTGGGTCCCGGTTGAGCATCAGATTGAGCAAGGCTTGGAGAAGTTTCTCGAGCGGGCCTTTTCAGAAGCGGAAACTGCTGGTGCAGATCTGGTGATTCTTGATATCAACACGCCGGGCGGTGAGATTGGAGCAGCAGACGCGATTGGACAGCTGATCAGGCAGTCTCCGATCCATGTGGTTGCCTATATCGACAACCAGGCCTTCTCCGCAGGAACGTATATTGCACTGAATGCAAATGAGATTGTCATGACCCCCGGCAGCAGTATCGGAGCGGCTACGCCGATCGATTTGGCTGGCAATGCAGCCGATGTGAAGACGATTTCGGGCTGGTCGGAAAAAATGGCGCAAGCGGCAGCCCTCAATAATCGGAATACGGATATCGCCCGGGCGATGGTGGAGATCGACCGTGAATTCCCCGGCCTGAAGGAAAAAGGAACGGTGCTCTCGCTAGGAGCCGACCGGGCACAGGAGCTGGGGTATGCCGACCAGATCGTAGCCAATAAAAAGGAGTTGTACGCTTACCTCGGGGTGCAGGCAGACCGTGTGCAAGAGATCAATCCGACGATGGGAGAGCGGGTCGCCCGATTTGTCACCAGTCCGGTCGTGATGAGCATGCTTTTGATTATCGGCCTGCTCGGCATCGTCGTTGAGTTGTTCGCACCGGGATTTGGCATTGCCGGAACCGTGTCGCTCTGCGCGTTTGGCCTGTACTTCTTCGGTCACTACGTCGCCGGTTTTGCCAGCTGGCTTCATATTGGATTGTTTTTATTGGGGATATTGTTGATGATCATGGAGGTCTTTTTGCCGGGAGGAATTGTCGGCGCGATCGGATTTATCAGCATCGTCACCGGGTTGATCATGGCTGCCTACGACACGCAGCAGGGCCTGGCCTCCCTGGGGATAGCCGCGCTGATTACGGCGATCGTCACGTTCCTCCTCATCAAGAAATACGGCCTCAAAAAACTGTTCAACAAGTTTATCCTGGGTGATGTCCAGCGGAACGAAGCGGGGTATGTCGCGCCCAAGGACCAGCGAGACTTGCTGGAGAAGACAGGGGTTGCGCTGACGCCGCTGCGCCCCGCCGGGGTCGTGCGCATCGACGGCATGCGGATTGACGCGGTCAGCGTGGGCGCGTTCATCGCAGCCGGCACGTCTGTCAGGGTGGTACAGGTAGAAGGCACGCGAGTCGTGGTTCAGGAAATCGAATCAAAGGAGTAG
- a CDS encoding GatB/YqeY domain-containing protein, with amino-acid sequence MSVMERLNQDIKQAMKDKAALKLSVIRMVKAAFKNEEINKGRQLSEDEELTILTRELKQRRESLHEFEKAGRDDLAEKTREEIEVLTAYLPEQLSEDEVRVIVREAIVSTGASSKKEMGKVMGAIMPKVKGKADGTIVQKIVSEELPT; translated from the coding sequence ATGAGTGTAATGGAGCGACTCAATCAAGATATAAAGCAAGCGATGAAGGACAAAGCTGCGCTAAAACTCTCTGTTATTCGCATGGTGAAAGCTGCTTTCAAGAATGAAGAGATTAACAAAGGTAGACAGTTGTCTGAAGACGAAGAGCTGACCATCTTGACCCGTGAGTTAAAACAGCGCCGTGAATCCCTCCACGAGTTTGAAAAAGCCGGCCGTGATGACCTGGCTGAAAAAACGCGCGAAGAAATTGAGGTACTTACAGCCTATCTGCCCGAACAACTGAGTGAAGATGAAGTGCGTGTGATCGTCCGGGAAGCGATCGTTTCCACCGGAGCCTCCTCCAAAAAGGAAATGGGCAAGGTCATGGGCGCTATCATGCCTAAGGTAAAGGGAAAAGCTGACGGTACGATCGTGCAAAAGATTGTATCTGAGGAACTACCAACGTAA
- the rpsU gene encoding 30S ribosomal protein S21, whose amino-acid sequence MAEIRVKKNESLDSALRRFKRESAKSGVMAELRKRRHFEKPSIKRKKKSEAARKRKY is encoded by the coding sequence ATGGCAGAAATTCGAGTCAAGAAAAACGAGTCTTTGGATAGCGCACTTCGCCGCTTTAAGCGTGAAAGCGCAAAATCTGGGGTGATGGCGGAACTGCGTAAACGTCGTCACTTTGAGAAGCCTAGCATCAAGCGGAAGAAAAAGTCCGAAGCAGCTCGTAAGCGCAAGTATTAA